Proteins encoded within one genomic window of Haematobia irritans isolate KBUSLIRL chromosome 5, ASM5000362v1, whole genome shotgun sequence:
- the LOC142241544 gene encoding uncharacterized protein LOC142241544, with protein MAAYLPRPERVDDERRGRDRNHRATDRTQRHRSNNRQNQHVDWRGRPSFWKYSCGLCQEDHALSSCSRFLEKTVSQRYEVVERRGYCRNCLARSHLAPDCPSLSGCRRCNMRHHSLLHGAPQFDDPLRPAHLFGPLVDAPPSDPAPSPDNDAPLRWDLVFVPTATVRVSEDGVDTWTTIRAIINQASTMSRIAYSTFRRIGLRSFIHQGRRFTTFRLRPRSTNSTWALRVNALITNELPTRPYSDPILEDPTRDLAADTLADIDPRANTTIDLELGADVYPALRRDGHVFTGLGDVHAYQTILGYTFAGPIRNMPTN; from the coding sequence ATGGCTGCCTATTTACCACGCCCTGAAAGAGTGGATGATGAGAGACGCGGTCGGGATAGGAACCACAGGGCAACAGATAGGACTCAACGACATCGCTCTAATAACCGTCAAAACCAGCATGTGGATTGGCGCGGCAGACCATCTTTTTGGAAATACTCCTGTGGCCTCTGTCAAGAGGATCACGCCCTCAGTTCTTGTTCtcgatttctagagaaaaccgTGTCACAGCGTTATGAGGTAGTCGAGAGGCGTGGTTATTGCCGAAACTGTTTAGCACGAAGTCATCTTGCCCCCGACTGCCCTTCTCTCAGTGGATGTCGAAGATGTAATATGCGCCACCACTCTCTGCTTCATGGAGCCCCCCAATTTGATGACCCCTTAAGACCCGCACATCTTTTTGGACCCTTAGTAGATGCGCCGCCATCAGATCCTGCGCCATCGCCAGACAATGATGCACCTTTGAGATGGGACTTGGTTTTTGTACCGACGGCAACGGTACGAGTGTCGGAAGACGGAGTTGATACCTGGACGACAATACGGGCAATAATCAACCAAGCATCTACAATGTCAAGAATTGCATATTCGACTTTTCGCCGCATAGGTCTCCGGTCCTTCATACATCAAGGCCGTCGGTTCACTACATTTCGTTTAAGACCTCGGAGTACCAATAGTACGTGGGCGCTGCGTGTTAACGCCCTAATCACTAACGAATTGCCGACCCGGCCGTACTCAGACCCAATTCTAGAAGACCCGACCCGAGACCTTGCTGCGGATACGCTAGCAGACATTGACCCACGTGCAAATACAACTATAGACTTAGAACTTGGAGCGGACGTCTATCCAGCGCTAAGAAGGGATGGGCATGTTTTCACCGGATTAGGCGATGTGCACGCATATCAAACTATTCTGGGCTACACCTTTGCTGGTCCTATCAGGAATATGCCAACGAACTAA